The DNA region GTAATAGGACGGGAAAATCCAGGATTGTTACTGATCTACGAGTGCCTTTCTACTTTTTCATCAGATCAAGATATAGACGTGATTCTGCAGTTTATTTTCGCCAATCCAACCCGAACTGCCCCCTTGTAGGGTGCGTACCTTGGTGTCCCTCATGTTACCTTTGCACGATTATCCCTCTCTTTCAGGGGCCCCAGGGGACCTCAGTGAGGAGAGCTCTTGTCCATTTCTCTCCGTTCTGATCAAAAGGGATAATCATGCAAAGCGTCCGGGCAACATGTGTTGATCTTCGATAGATTACAAACCTCATTTAGAGCTAGTTTTTCTTGCGATCTACCATGTCCGAAATTTTATAAAATTCTATAATATAAAAATAAACCAGTCGCCGCTTTAATTCCGGCAACTGGTCACATAAAACATCAGATCATCTATTTCAGTTCCATATAATAAAGATTTACAGGATTATCTTTTGTAATAGTATGTGCGCCAGGAGTAAGCGGTACACTGACAATACCATCAGTTATTGGATAGCTGGTTCCATCGATCTTGATCTTCTTTCCGTCTTCTGAATTAAACACTAGTGTTAATGTTGAATCTTCCGTTGTGGTGAAACCGATACGGGTCGCGGTCTCGATTTTTAAACATTGCGTTAGAGTCAGACCGTTATACTCCACAGTTCCCTTGCTTGCCGAAAGATTCCCTTCAATATCAAAGAAGTCGCTGGCGGTTCCGGCTACGGTAAAGTTATGAACTTGTTCTCCGGTTGTCGGGTCCGGAATGGGTGTCGGTGTCGGCTCTGGTGTAGGTTCTGGTGTTGGTGTAGGCTCCGGTGCAGGTTCTGGTGTTGGCGTGGGTTCCGGTGTAGGTTCCGGTGTTGGCTCTGGTGCGGGTCCTGGTGCAGGTTCTTGCGGGATTGAATTTCCGCCCACAGATACAAGTTGAGTTGTGTAGCTTCTTATTTTAGCCATTAGAGCTGAATTGATTGCATACGACTTGTCATCCACGGAATTATCAAATTTCCATGCAAAGTCTCCGTTATTCAGGCGTCCCGCTTTGGCAGTAACCATTTGTTCAACATCGCTTGCGTTATCAATGTCTGCAGCATTTACGCCCGTATCGACGCTTGTATCAAAGTTATTATAAGCCGTTCCTCCTTTTAATGCTTTGTATGTGCTTGGTACGGTTTCATTTCTTGACGAAGCTAAATACGCATCAAATGATTTTTCATTTGCCGCAGCTGTCCCGTTGTTGGAGTTTGCATAAATCAGACTGGCCGCATCAACAATCATATTGTTGTAGGCCTTGATCACACCTCCGGTTTCGCCTGAAAACGTACCTTCCCCTAAAGCATCCGTACCTTGCAAGGAACTCATCATTGGATATTTAGTATGTCTAAAATAATTGGATTCCACAAAGGCTGAAGCTCCCGTAGTAACACCGACGCCATATTTCGAGACTCCATCATAGAAGTTATTATAGATATGAACGGATGCCACTCTAATCCGCGGATGACGGGAGTCCGAATGATCAAACCAGTTATGATGGAAGGTGGCAAAAAATTCAGCCGATTCACTCAAGCCGACCAGAGCCGCTTTTCCTGAATCCCAGTAGTGATTATAAGAGATCGTAATATTTGTCGATCCCTTTTTAAGGTCCGTGGAACCATCGCCCTTGGCTTGGTCAGCATCTCCTCCTGCAGTTCCATAGAATAGATCATTGTTATGCACCCAAACATTGGCATTCCCCGTATCCAACGAAATACCATCGTCAGGGAACAACATCAGCCCCAGGTTTCTCACTTCCACATTTCCGGTATATCTAAGCAGGATTCCCCATCCGTAAGCATAGGCATCGTCTCCAATCCCTTCAACCGTCATATTCATTTCCGAATAATTTTTTTTGCCTTTGACTTGCAGATAGCCGCTGCTATTAAGTTGGCCTTTCATGTCATCAGCCGTAATTTTTCCAATAAACCGGATGGCAAGAGGTGTAGTATCATAACCTTTTTGTCTTAATTGCAAAATCTCGCCTATGCCAACACCTGTTTGAACGCGCCCCGAGCTATTGATTTGCACATCAAGGGTCACGGTTTGTGCAGTCTCGGATGTGACATACAAAACCTGGGCACCATCCTTAAGTGTTCCATCATCATTATAAGCACCTGAGCCTGTGCCATATAGCGAGTCTGATGAGAAAGCAAACCCGGATCTGTCATGCGACGCTACGGACAGCTTATCTGAAACTGCACTCACCGTTGAACCGTCTGTTAGTCTTGCTTCAACTTTCATGACATAATCTCCGGCTGCAAGACCTAAGGCATCCGCTCTCCAAAAAGAAGGGTATTTTCGGATCAGTTCATTATCAATTTGCTGATAGGAAGAATCCGATGCACTTTCAGGTTTAACGTATACATTATATCCTTCCGCATTGCTAACAGGAGACCATTCTACATGCGCCGTTTCATTCCAGCCTCCACCGCCGATGATCGAAAGACCGGCAGCATAAGTTTTAGTATTTTGCAGTCCTCCTGTTATTAAAGAAATTGCCAGAGAAAAAAATAAAACCATACTCCATGCTTTTGTAACCCTGTTCTTCATTTACAATCCTCCCAAGTTTGATTTGATGCGTACACCATTGAACCGTTATTAAATAGCCGGCAAATTCTTTAATTCACCTCCCCTGTCTAATCGATTAATTCAAACTAATTCGTCAGTATTCGTCAATATCCGCCTCCTTTCAACATCCTAGATTGTAGCATGTGCTCCGAAATATTTCCTGGTTATAATTGGTTAAAAATCCCTATGCGTAAAAATTTGCCACCAACCGCTTAGGGCTGCTGGATCATTTGAGGTAAGCAAAATAAAAGCCTAGGGAATGTCACAAAAACACCCTGTATTGACTATCCTGAAATTGCCGAACTGGTGGAAAAGAGCGAAGTGAACTGTCGTAAACTGTTCAGTCGGGCCAACGCAAAAATGGGAATTACAGCTGAACAACTCGTTCATTCGGAAGGAGTTACTCCCGAGCTCGTCCATGATTTCCTGAACGCTCTCAAACAAGGCAACCTCAATCAAATCTTATCCATCCTGGATCAAGAAGTTGTCCTTGTCGCCGATGGAGGAGGCAAAGTCCCGGCCGTTGTCGAACCTATCTCTACAAGAGAACTTGTTGCCCAGTTCCTGCTCGGTCCATTCCGGCAAGCATCAACGATCGATGGCGTTCATATCGAAGTCATTCGGATGAACGGACAGCCTGCGTTTATTGTTCGATCTGGCGAAGGAATCCAAACCGTCGGGATTTTTCATGTGGAGAAGAATCAAATCCGCAGCATTTATATTGTTAGAAACCCGGACAAGCTGAAGCACGCTGGAGAATAAAACGAAGCACAAAGAACCTTCGGAGGGTTCTTTGTGCTTCTGCTTTTAACATCGATGTTGGCAGAAATCACCTTTGCTCTTACTGCTTAGCTCAGGCCGGCTTTAGTCAAACCAAATGCGGCGTCAGCAGAACCCGGTACGTTCTTAAAGGCGACGTTAATACGGTTCCAGGCATTGATCGCCATGATCGAGAAGGTAAGATCTGAAATTTCTTTCTCGGACAACTGCTCGCGAACGTGGTTATAGATGTCATCAGGTACGCCATGCTCCGGCAGTTTGGTCAGAACCTCGGTCCATGCCAGCGCAGCCCGTTCGCGTGGGCTAAACAGCGTTGATTCGCGCCAAATCGAGATGTGGTAAAGGCGCAGCTCGCTTTCGCCATGGATCTTAGCCTCCTTTGTTAATCACACTCGAAAATATAACGACGATGCGATTCATTCTGTGACATTCTAGTGCAGCGCAAAGCGGAAGCTGCTGGCGGCTCAGTCGGAAATAGAAAAAGCAGCCATCACAGAGGAGACTCTGCGATAGCTGCTTTCTCAATTGGTACACTAGCCGCTATTGATCGTTGTGGGTTAACTATTATTGCTTCGTTTCAATAAGTTGTATTAATCTTGACAACGCACTAGAGTATATTGAGCCTTGTCTATACACAAACCATACCTCCAAATTTCGGTACTCTTCAGGTAAACTGTGGAAAGCGACTTTGCCTGCCTCTTCCGCTTTAGCAATCGACGATCGCGGCAACATAGACACGCCGAGCCCAGCGGAAACCCCATCCAGAATAACTGCTAATGTTCCAAACTCCATAATCTGATATGCGGTCAGGCCAGTCCCTCTCAGAAAGCTCTCTGCTTTTGCCCGATGCGTACAACCAACATCGAAAAACAACATCGGCTTCGCAAGCAACTCGTGCATGTCGCTTTTTCCCGGCTCCGAGATCAGCACCAACTCCTCTTCGAAAGCCGCGGCATGTTCTATATCCGGATCGTCAACCGGACCATAAACAAACGCTCCATCAAGCTCGTAATTCAACACTTTTTGCACGAGAGCATGTGTAACACCCGTAGTGAGCGATAAGTTCACATCCGGGTATTGTAATCGATATTCGGCCAATAGGGGGGTCAGATGAATGGCCGCAGTCGTTTCAATAGAACCTATCCTAAGAGGCCCTGCAGGATGGTCGGAGTATTGTGTAGTTTTCACAGCTTCGTCCAGCAGAGTCAGTATTTTATCCGCATATCCCAGTAAATTCTCGCCAGCCGGAGTTAGCGTCATCCCTCGATTGGATCGCCGAAAAAGAGGGATTCCTAGTTGAGCCTCGAGGTACTGAATACGATTCGTCACATTAGACTGTACGTAGTTCAACATTTGCGCCGCCTTGGTTATGCTCCCCTCTCGAGCTACAGCTTGAAATATTCTCAAGTCTCCGCTTTCCATTTCCATATCACCTGCTTGGTATGATCAGTTTTGATACTCACATTCGATTTTGTTCATTTTACTGTATGATTCCCGCTCTGTACAATTCAAAATATAGAGATTCATCAAAATACGAATGACTGGAGGATTTAGGATGAAAGCAATCGTACATGCTGGGATGAACGGCTTAAAGGGCTTGAGATATGAAAATGTGATTGATAAACAGCCAGGCTTCGGTGAAGTAAAAGTAAAGTTGAAAACAGCAGGGTTGAATCATCGGGACTTATT from Paenibacillus macerans includes:
- a CDS encoding pectate lyase; this encodes MKNRVTKAWSMVLFFSLAISLITGGLQNTKTYAAGLSIIGGGGWNETAHVEWSPVSNAEGYNVYVKPESASDSSYQQIDNELIRKYPSFWRADALGLAAGDYVMKVEARLTDGSTVSAVSDKLSVASHDRSGFAFSSDSLYGTGSGAYNDDGTLKDGAQVLYVTSETAQTVTLDVQINSSGRVQTGVGIGEILQLRQKGYDTTPLAIRFIGKITADDMKGQLNSSGYLQVKGKKNYSEMNMTVEGIGDDAYAYGWGILLRYTGNVEVRNLGLMLFPDDGISLDTGNANVWVHNNDLFYGTAGGDADQAKGDGSTDLKKGSTNITISYNHYWDSGKAALVGLSESAEFFATFHHNWFDHSDSRHPRIRVASVHIYNNFYDGVSKYGVGVTTGASAFVESNYFRHTKYPMMSSLQGTDALGEGTFSGETGGVIKAYNNMIVDAASLIYANSNNGTAAANEKSFDAYLASSRNETVPSTYKALKGGTAYNNFDTSVDTGVNAADIDNASDVEQMVTAKAGRLNNGDFAWKFDNSVDDKSYAINSALMAKIRSYTTQLVSVGGNSIPQEPAPGPAPEPTPEPTPEPTPTPEPAPEPTPTPEPTPEPTPTPIPDPTTGEQVHNFTVAGTASDFFDIEGNLSASKGTVEYNGLTLTQCLKIETATRIGFTTTEDSTLTLVFNSEDGKKIKIDGTSYPITDGIVSVPLTPGAHTITKDNPVNLYYMELK
- a CDS encoding LysR family transcriptional regulator, with protein sequence MESGDLRIFQAVAREGSITKAAQMLNYVQSNVTNRIQYLEAQLGIPLFRRSNRGMTLTPAGENLLGYADKILTLLDEAVKTTQYSDHPAGPLRIGSIETTAAIHLTPLLAEYRLQYPDVNLSLTTGVTHALVQKVLNYELDGAFVYGPVDDPDIEHAAAFEEELVLISEPGKSDMHELLAKPMLFFDVGCTHRAKAESFLRGTGLTAYQIMEFGTLAVILDGVSAGLGVSMLPRSSIAKAEEAGKVAFHSLPEEYRNLEVWFVYRQGSIYSSALSRLIQLIETKQ